Below is a window of Mauremys mutica isolate MM-2020 ecotype Southern chromosome 11, ASM2049712v1, whole genome shotgun sequence DNA.
TACTTTAATTTCTCTGGAAGACTCATAAGTTACCTCAATAACTGTTACACGGTTGTTTCAGTTCGAAATATTgtatttttacttgtaaacaaCTCAGAGCCAAGGAATGAATTGTACCACAGACTGTATTCACTCAGTTCCGTTTCTTATCTATCATGCCAACTATCAGTTATTTATATTCTGAGCATTGTTCTCTGCATTTTGTAAGTTGTTTCTAATAACTTGACACTGAGAATTCTGTTTATAAAACTAATTTCAGTTCTGTGTTTAGTTTAGTTATTTTCCTTCTCaatccttcccctcccattccttTCATGTAGGATGTACTTGGGACATAAAGGAATAAAAGTTTCTACTTGGTAACTGTGAATTGTTATGATGATCATGAGATGTTCGATTTCTCATGTCATGAGTTTTGTGGTGTTTTGCTCAccctttttgtatttttgtggaaggtggtgggttttttgtgttCCATTTCCTTCACTAAATGGTGCACAAGCTTTCAAAAGGTTTTAGTTCTTGTACTTTTGTACTCATAGAGTACAAAAATTATTCTGAAGCCTCTGAAAAATGCTTGTAAGGATGAAAGTCTCTGTATACAATGGGATGATATTTAAACACTATAGTTCCTGTATTATTACTACCGTCACCTGAGACAATCAGTTGGACCATGATCTTTTTAGAGATGCTGCATTGTAAAGGAACACCAGGAAATTGTTTCATTGTCACCCATTTGGGGCAAGAATTAAGCTTCTGGGGAATTTGATTAAAGTGTTTATAAATACATGTTTTCCAGTGCTGTATAAGTACTTCACCTGATTGTATCTTCTAGTATTAAAGAGGCTTCACTTGCCTTTAGGTGCGGTACAATGGTAGTTATTACTCGTCCAGACAGACATTTGATAATGCCACAAAGAGGTAGGTGACCCATTACTTAGGTTAGTGATGGTTCTAGAATATTAGTTTACAAAATTATTAATTACAAAGGCAGTGTGGTGGCAGTTGCTTTCTGTTTATGTAGATATGCATATTGAAATGAATTTGGTGATATTTGTAGTGTGTCCATTACAGCAAGTATATAAAGAAATTAAATTTAATAATAAACTACAAGCaacatatttttttcttgtaCAGTTTAAATCATGTTATGTAGGTTACtctcaatatttaaaaaacccaataaGTTTGATTCTTTCAATATTAAACAAAAGTTTTCATGTATTTTAAAAGATGGCAAAATTCTAACAAAGCAACTTGAAAGATCATTTTGTTGCAATAACTTGCTGTTCTTTGGCCTCTACATATTCCCACTCTTGGGTTGCACCCTTGGTGCATCTTGAGTGGTGGAATATTTTCTAGCAGTGCCTGTTGGAGTGCTCTCCTGCCTTTTCCCTCACTGTTCTTGAGCATTCTGAGGATGTGCCTATATAAAAGCATGGCACTCAGGAAACTTCAGTTCATTCTTGCCAGGGTTGTGGATAGACTAGATTAGAACCTCTCCAGAACCACCTCTTCAAGCAAGACAGCATCATTAGCTAGTTTTAGTCATAGTTAGCTAGCTAGGATTAATTATATTGTTTTGttcaaagtttttatttttttacatttcttaGGATCCTATAGCTTCTCCACTTCAGTGCCAACTAACAGTAGGAGCAGTAGCACAAGTTCACTGCTTGTTCAGCCTATAGTAACTGATCCAGAAGATAGTGTAGTCCAAGTATCTCCAAAAGGGAAAGATATAGGTGATAAAAGAAAGACAGTAGCTTCTCCCGTGGGGAATGTGAGGTGGAGAGAGATAAAAGATTGTATAGCATATTCAAATTTCTGCAATTTCCCTGTCCTAAATCTCTATGGACTCACAAGGGAAGTTTACTTCCCCTTTTTCAGTTTTAAGGTTGCCAAGACCTTTCACCACTCTCTGCTGCTTCTGATCTGAGGTCTGATTAGTCAGATAGGGACAGGCAAGTTATTCTACCACCTCAGTTCCAGTCACCTGACAAAAAACAGTTTCAGAGCAGACATTAGACCAATGCTCCACATAGTTCAAACAGACACAGACTATGCCTATATCATGGCAGGTTCTATGACGGAGAACCTGTTTCTGGTGTCTTGCAGTTTCCTCCTTGGTCTGGATGGGTCTACTAGCTTTCTTTGAGATATTATATGGAGGTTGAGAATAGCCTTTATAGAGGAGTCATTCCCTCCAAGACCTCAGGGGAAGCCCCATTCACCAGATCCGGTGCTCTAGAATGCTATCCTTTGATTGTCCCAGACATTTTATCCGAATAACCATCTATGGGATGTGGAATTTCAAGACATTGATCTAACGCCTGGTGACCAGACATCACCAGATGACAGTGGAATTGCTGCAACATCTTCCCTGTCTGTCTGAATATGCCATAAAATTTCATGAGATGGTATCTAGACAGGCTTCTACTTAAATGAAAAGATTACTTCCACAGAAACTGATGTTATTGCTCATTCTGACTTTGATATTCTAGGAACCCCTTCTAATTCCAAGATTATTCTACCAGCATTAAAAGGACTTTTACAACCTGCCAGAACAATGGTCAAATCCAGCAATGAATTTAGCAGTGCATTGGAGGTGTCAGACTATTTAGGTTTACCCCTATTTGTATGACTGGCTCACAAAGGCCTTACAGAAGTCCTTATATATGTTTAGTTTTTGAGAAAGTTGGACTCAGAATAAATTGAAAGAAATCTTACCTTCTTATACAGAGAGTCTCTTATCTGGGTGATTTTTAGATTCTCAAGCAAGAAAGGCTTTCCTTCCAGAGGCAAGTCTGCCATTCTCAAACATCAAGATAATTCCAACCAACAGTAATATTCTTCCCTGGTGATAGGCCTTATGGTTTCAGTAATATGTTCTTCCATATGCTTATCTCAGAATGAGAACACTATAACGTTGGTTGGTAATAAATTACCTGTCAAGTTCAGACAACACATACGTGAAAGCTAATTCTCCCAAAATTGGTGTTCGTATCTCTTCATGGATGCAATACATCTCACTCTGGGATGGGGAGCTTGCTTCAACAACCTAACAGCCCACAAGTCATTTTCTTTTGGGTGATTGTTTGCATGTATTCCACTTCTAATGACTTAAAAGCAATGATTTTGTAGGTTGGAGATGGATGCTCAATTTATTTGAATTTCTGCCAAACCAGACATTGGCTCCTAATACTGTGGCTAGGGAATAATACTATCTAGAAGTGTGGACGGATCACAGCGAAGCTGCCCTGCAGTTTTCAGAGATTGGTATGCTTTCCTGGGAAACTGCAGAAGCTGCTTGACTCCCTGGTGGAGTGGACTTTAAACTGCATGGGTGGATCTAATCTTGCTAACTCATAGCAAGATTTAATAAAGTAAGCACCCAGTAACACAGTATTTGGGTAGGCATTGCTTGATCCCTCATTCTGTCTTCAACACAAGAAGTAGCCTAGGGTTGCTCCTGAATGACTTCAGCCTGATCAGGTAAAATGATAGAGCTTTAGCTACACTGAGGGTGTTCTCTTCATCTGttcagttttcagtttttatCTTGCAATACTTTGCTTGTCACCTCATACCTATATAGTAGTCTCttgtgagagaccttgtcaaataCTTTTTGAAAGTCCACAGTAGTTTCTATTTTATATACTACGTTGACACATTAAAATAATTCTAtcagattagtgaggcatgattttcctttgcagaaaccATACTGGTTAGACCCTACCTTACCATAATGTTGTGTTCCTTGTGAAAATGTTTTTATCATTTTAACTAGTTGATTAGGTAAAAATGTAAGATTTATTGCTCTACAATTCCCTGGTAATGCTCTGAGACCTTTTAAAATACAGTACAACACTTACTACTTTACCACTCCTGTGGCATAAAAGTTGTTTTTAATGACATATCTTTGCTAACAACTCAGTCATTTCACAGACGAACTCCTTCACAACTCTTGGATACATATAATCTGGATCAGTTTGTTCCAGGTCCTCCTTATTAACCAACAAAGAGGAGTTCTGGGTAGGTAATTCCCTAACATCATCTGTGGTGAAGACcggcacaaaacaaaacaaaacaacccataACATTTAGCTTTGCAGCTAGGTCCTTATCTTCCTTAATTTTAACCCCTGCTGACCCAGCAGATGCACTGATTCTTTTGCAGGCTCTTGGCTTCTGATATGTTTAAATAATTCCTTGTTTATTTTATAGTGTTAGCTGTTTACTCTTCAGAATCTATTTTATACCTCCTAACTTCCCTCTGAGTTACCGTATGGCCTGCTATAACTGGTATTCCTGTTTATTAGCTTCATTAGgatttgattttcaaaagttgaAAGATCTATTTTTCTTGAATAACTTTTTCAATCTTACCTTTTAGTTATATATTTCTTGTGTGGCTGTCTCTCTTTTGCTTAGTAGTGTACATACCGTCTTAGATGTGGTATGGATTTGACTTAAGAAAAGCACAAGATAGCCCAATAATTTTACTTTAGTACCTTTGACTAGCCCTCTCCATATTGAAATCTCTCTTTCTAACGTTTAGAGTTACTGTATCAATATCTGGAATCTTATTTCCCCTTAAGAAGTTGAACTTAACTATGGTATATTGTGGTCACTGTTACATAATTCTCAGATTGATTCTAACAGTAGCTATTCTGTTGTGTATAAGACTGAATTGAAGAAAGCCTCTTCTCTTGTGTATTTTAGAACTAGTTGTTTAGAGAAACAATTTAAATGGTTGCTGCTTCAAACAAAACTTTGTCCTGTTGTGCCATTGGATCAGTTTGCACATGGGTATCCAAAGTTCCCTCAGCAGTGTCACTGTCCTAGACTTGGCTGGCAGTTTGACCTCTGAGTATTGTGTGCTCATCCTTTTGAGTCAGAAACGATTAGTGTAGCACTCTTAATATATTTACATTCTGACTGCAGAAGCTTTGTATCCATCCATAGTCAGCTACGTGGTGCTCTCCATTCAGTGCTGCTCAGTGGGTTCAACTGTTCAGTGACCTCTTTGGTATAGTCTTATCTTTTCTGGGTAGTTCATAGTTAAGTCCTAGCCTAATTGATGTCATGTTTCAGTAATACTTGTTATATGAAAGGCCTCTACCATTGCCAGGCATTTTAATATTGCTTTtaagcttcttgcatttgtacaTAGACCTCACTTTCACTTTTTAAACAGATGCCTTGTTCATTTATCTCCTTATACTTCACTGATGGCTCTCACACTTCTTGTGATCTTTTCCTGGCCTGGTTTGTGTTTTGGGTCCTTCCTTTCACTGGATACAGATCTTTGTATTACCTACATCCTTGatctaatttctttttaaattatgtgCTCTTCAGCTTCTGTCATCTTTCCCTTACCTTCTAGTTTAAACACTCGACCAAAACCTTATTACATTTATATGCTAGCAATATGGTTTTACTTTGCTGAAGGAACAGGCTCCACTTTAATCAAAGGGTCCCTCTTCATAGCCACACAGTGAGACCCTGAAGTTCCCGCTGCTTAGCTACTTCCAGTCACCTAGAGGCAACTAAGGAAAAGCTACCTTATCTGACTAAATACTTCTTGCTACTTCTCCCATTGTGAACCACCAACTTGTTTTTAATTATAGTGTCTTAATGAGGATTTCACAGGGAAAGTAAAGAGCTATTAATTTTTACTTATTTGCACAGAAATACTCACACACAATGTTTAAATGGATCCAGAACTTTAGGCTACGTAAGGGCTATCAAATGTATCAAACTTGCTGTTACAGTACAGTAGTAGTTTCTGCTTTATTTTCATGTACAATTTCAGtatataaaacaaagaaaatggaaTATTTTCAAGGCTGAGTAGGTAAAAAGAATATCCTAAAACTATGGTTTTCCTGTCACAAGATAAAGTTCAAACTTTTCTTGGCATTTTCTTTGTGCACAAAAGATTCACAATTGGTCTAACTCAAAGATGGCAGCATCTACAGATGGCTGTATGTACTCTTCCAGCATATGCTATTTGCTTTAGGGTGTTAGGGCTTTCATTAGGAAAGCATGATTGTGTATACATTTATGTACATATATGCATGCTGTATCTTACATATTTAATATTCAAAATATAAAATGACCCAGCCAAAATGATTTACTGTAAATAACTGAAGTATCACCTGTCAAGTACCCAGTTAGTATCTACACTAATGTATGAATTTGTATACAAGTATTGGACCGTTAGCCACAAGTCAGTTACATAGTTTTGGTCCAAGTATTTGCTTTATAATTTCATTAGATCATTTTACTGTTCATTAAATGAAATGAAAGCCAGGCTATCAGATTCTTGGGGTGAAGTCTTCTTTAACCCTTTCCTTATAGTACATCTGTTTATATACAGAAATTCTAATCTTTATGTACCCAATTATTCCTTTAACAGAACAAAGATTTAGGGACATATTTTACAGATTAAAGGAGTGTTAGTTGGTAACTTCACAAGTTAGGACACATTTAGAAGGGAAATAATGCAGATAAGAGACAAGCACTGTCATATTAAAAGGACAAAAAGGCATAGTACTAGGACTGCTTTAAATCTAGTTTCCCTCTTACGCTACCTGTTCTTTAAGCCAGTCATTTTTTCCTGCCTCCTGCAAGTAATACATAAACACCACCACTTTGGGGAACAGAGCAAGACCAATTCCCATGTTTTAGATAGTGAACTGAGTTGCATCCATTCCTACCTTGTGAGTAATCAAACAAGTGTTATCTCACTAAAGCTGAGTAGGTCAATTATTTAACCGAGCTATAGGGTGTAGTTTGGACTTCAGTAGAGCTAGGCTACTTTGTGTTAGCTGATCTGACTCAAGTGTAACTAGTTACAGGCCTATTCAAAACCTAGTAGGTTTCCTTTTCTAGGGTTTGTCCAACTGTGTTTGGCATACTTACTCATGGCCTTTTTATACCTAACTGTAAAATGCTACTTTAAACAAGTAAAAACCACCACCTTTATATCACTGTTAACCAAAACTATAGTTTACAGAAGAGAGCATTTAAGTCTAATGGCCTAGTACAGGTTTATATCTTATttccatataaaaaaaaatccttaagtCATTTTGAGGAAGTTTAAGTAAACAGGGCTAAATGGCTTAAGACCACCCCATCTGTTGgtattgagcaggtgtgtttAGGCTCCTTCAAACATCCCCAACCAAAGTTAAATGCCACCTGTACATCTTTTGCCAGGATTTCCTAAGGAGTAGTCCTGAATAATACTTTTGCATGACATGCCTGTTTCATCATGAAGTCACTTTACTTCATACCAAATGACAAGGAAAGTAAATACTTCATGCTAACTTGTACATCCAAACCCATGTGTGCTATCAGTGAGGCACATATtggcttaaaaaaataattaaaaaaaagcctGAAATAGAGGCAAGCAAATTTTAAAGTAGATCAAGAGTTGCTCTTAACTCTGCACTGTGCATAGTCTTAATCATttaaggtttgttttgtttgtaagttAACTTCAGCATGGACAAACAGAACTATTTCCAGACCCAAAATGTGCAATGAATTGAAGGGTAACTTGTACTGCTTGAGGATGCTCTGGACACACTATGAAAATAAAATCCATACTCCagcataccaaaaaaaaaaaaaaaaaagtggtttacTTTCAGAGCAaggtgttttaataaaaaacTTGTAGAGCATGTATGGCAGAGTTATAAACAGCAAGAATGCAGGTCCCCTACTATGATAGACACTGAGCATATCTTtgaatttctgtattttttttaagtgatgtaCTGTGTCTTTTTCCCCCCCACACTTATCCCCAAACAGATAGATCTTGATTTCTAGTAGCACAATGCTAACAATGTAATAAGCATGTATTGTAACTTTTCCAGATGCATGGTATGAACCATTTAGAGGGCAGGATCAAACTCTTATTAATGCCTAGGTTAGTGGTAgccatttaaagttgtgaaacATACAAAAAGGAAATTTAATTTGGTCTCGGCTTGTTCAGAATCTTGACCCCAGCTGGAAGAGTGTTCCAGGAAACTTGCATTTTCCCCATACTCTTTCATACTAAGAACACAGTACATTTTTAGAAAAACAATACCTTTACTACAAAACCACAAATGATTATATACAAAATGGTTATTGGAATTCTGCTTTTGTACTGCAATGACAGAAATAACTAGCTGCTGACATTTATTTACGTTTCCTTAATACTAGGTACATGATACCACTGATCAGGGTAAAAGCAAATGCAATCCAGGCTAAGATGAAGGAATATCCATATTGGCCACTACTAATATCAAACACGTATCCGGAACTCTTGTGCAGATCTTCATGCCTATTTGTGTAAATGGAGGCTGCAATCATAACACAGAGACCTGAAAGAGGAAAAAGCATTACAATAATGTCTTTATTATGCTTTAAAAGATTTAAAGCAGTTATACAGGCACACACTGTATAGTTCAACCACTCTATTTGTCCCCTGCCCAGATACTGCTCTTCGCAATCACTCTTCACCCTCATGACTGTATTTAGGAGTAATTCAGGGCTTCCAAATCCTTTTCTTAAGCCAGGTTTAAAGAGTCATGTTATTAAAGTGCTGTCAGAGTTGGATGAAGTTTTTCCAATCAAAACCTTTTTGGTAGAAAATGGAGATTCTGGGATACTGAAATCTGAATGttttgacagattttttttttttttttttttaaaacagtccaaaaaaatcagaacatttgaaatttatttaaaatgtagtgTTAGATTTCTAGTTTAACTAAAATGTTTGACAAAACTAagtttcctccccctctcccaaccTTTCAATTTGCTGGCAATTAAATAAAATCAGATCAGTCCAAAAGGAAGTTCAACTTCTCAAAATTAAGAGTCCCCCACCACCCCAAAAAAAGAAACGTATTTGTCTAACTGTCAAGTACCATGTTGGTCTGAAGGGAAATAGGATGTTTCCAGGCATATGGGCAGTTCTAAATCTGTACTTCATGAAAAGTAAAAATGTATATTTGCCTGCAAAGTTATTCAAGTATGTTCctaatgtgacaaagttcctcctctaccttggtgggtcctgtgcttattggtggatttgcttgcctcacaaattcaccctgtgggtcaggaaacagcccagagaccttcccctctggtagaagccacagtccaggtcaattcctcctgtgtttgatcagaagttggggggggagagaagggagaaaaacctgggcccaccctctactccaggttccaacccagggccttGTGGACTGTAGCTGCCTAGaatgcctcctggtacagttgcgcgacagctacaactccctgggctacttccccatggcctcctcccaataccttctttatcctcaccaccagaccttcctcctggtgtctgataacacttgtacttctcagtcctccagcagtatgcctactcactctcagcttcttgcacgcctcttgctcccagttcctcacacacacttcctctcctctgactcccttgggcctgactggagtgagcccttttatagcatcagaggggccttagagtcaggtgcttaacagtctcacctgactcttagcaggttaattggagtcaggtgttctcattagcctggggaaacccctgctctggtcactcagggaacagaaatctGCTTCTCCactggccagtatatctcccttctgctactctgctgttcccaactggcctgggtctaatCACACTAAGTTAGTACATTTAAGAATTTTATCTGGGTTTTCCTTCAAAATTCTAACATATACCTCAGAGCAAGGATAAAAGTAGTCTGCTTTTTAAGCAAACTGTTTGGTTAGCGATACTAAATTTTAGCCTGTGCTTGAGGCTAAACTGACTGGTCAGTTTTTAGAATTAGTCCTGCACTTGTTCTATTTGTACAAACTTACCAATTATGTACATTTTTCTGCTTCTGCTTTGTGTTGTACCATGGCTCCATCCCGAACCCTATTTCCTACTTTTAATGTAAGGGCTATTGAAGTGAGACATGTCAAAGAACTACTCACATGACAGCAGCTGGATAGTAGAAGTTAACACAAATCTTTCTCCTTGCTTTAGGCGGAAGAGTTGAAGAATGAAAACCAGAAATGCAGCACAACACAGAATAGTAGACAGGATCATGGTGGCCTGAACAGCCTGCACAGACTGATATTCTGTGAAAATAAAAGCAGGTTTTATGATAATGGCAGCTTCCTCCCCAGCTGCTTTCACTACTAGCACCAACCCTTACCTGTTCCCAACCATAGTCTGTTCTTAATGAGATTTGGTGGCTACCCTCCTTGCAGCTTTCCCCTTGTTTAAGCCACTGCCTCTGTGCCACCTTCCTATTCCCCACTCACCCTTCCTCTTACTGACTTTTCCAAAATATCTGCTGTAGAAATTACATGGGGAACGTTCTGATCccaatgatcccttctggactTAGAATCTATTATTGCTTTCCCATTAAAGGCAGCTTTTTAAACAGCATCCGACAGCCCTGCAACCACAAGGCACAAATGGAGCTTCCCCAGTCTGTCACACTACACCTTCCCAATTCCATCCCTTGCTTTCCCTCAGACGCTTCTGATCGGTTATACAGAGGTAAAAAGTCAGAGGCTATAGCAATGCAAGGGTGAGCTACAGTATTCAGGAACATGGATTC
It encodes the following:
- the EMP2 gene encoding epithelial membrane protein 2 isoform X2, translating into MLILLAFIIVFHITSAALLFISTIDNAWWVGKDFSTDVWKVCINITNCTVIDENNSEYQSVQAVQATMILSTILCCAAFLVFILQLFRLKQGERFVLTSTIQLLSCLCVMIAASIYTNRHEDLHKSSGYVFDISSGQYGYSFILAWIAFAFTLISGIMYLVLRKRK
- the EMP2 gene encoding epithelial membrane protein 2 isoform X1, which encodes MRLYLTLNLHGATMLILLAFIIVFHITSAALLFISTIDNAWWVGKDFSTDVWKVCINITNCTVIDENNSEYQSVQAVQATMILSTILCCAAFLVFILQLFRLKQGERFVLTSTIQLLSCLCVMIAASIYTNRHEDLHKSSGYVFDISSGQYGYSFILAWIAFAFTLISGIMYLVLRKRK